Proteins from a single region of Helicoverpa armigera isolate CAAS_96S chromosome 21, ASM3070526v1, whole genome shotgun sequence:
- the LOC110380793 gene encoding serine/arginine repetitive matrix protein 2 isoform X1, with translation MSGGRLVVVDRAGRDVKRFPLAEGLATLGSDPACDIRIMLPTVSPHHATVVVHANQTVVRNVCEEETLVNGRCVSVAALRHGDVISIGGRQLRWEYADASAPRPQAPEPALHVSRRKRRGLRRGSGPAPAAAPDPALRRAIEMSHRASMPGSAGGKQVAIVQPQRRDIAQPIDKNAPRTPVQGNKRPRTSKGEADTSVTDAESDKGKRKSNSRVSPKSAAQLHGTTKATLWIESRKRSPRRRAASATPPRRQPAIATPPRRRTAVGATPPRRRTAASATPLRLAVLKRAQSAHKLKLTKIEEPLKMDETKQAALRLMTGQVSRAASSPALLVKRPSPAAAPRPAPRRPAASRSVTILEISDSDGRNSSLRNSNRASRSSGHNSPRKSVAAKSPRKSALKDPSGKRGSRKAESIKFDLSNLENYSGASDAMLASGGASDDDATLRYSSSPAPSPAPSPAPSPSPRRSIHARSAHLLQRSLGAAPASPTASPGAAPRSAARSSRGSMLVARALGRRSGGAGVAQLTRTLSPREPRALESYSIVDLVSVDTEDSVYDSAGSGLTTFGTPRTAAGRQTRSTIDATLLGSSTPYAKGRPSTPRSRSDPSLDTFSNVSVNGSRSTVRGSKSKRSKSLSTPENTEDAKKHITVNSTRISRASRSRSRLNDTDLLLLEDDDDSPRTSKRISTTSKSIRISTRLAADDTVATPTHSPAQNEGISTPENRHSPEEASTPVLSIQSLLDSSQSSFVSQKATRKGRTSFNTKRKTIGGISGPRTRIGAKSKSMSFSVRKTRLRLSSDSVDKLNQTHNGEVATPKSAVKLVQEAVKNKHSTAKKPQSKRSIIDDLNESDIVKQLFSSPVKRKLSQSMTELSRRREFDDEAPPDHADRYTPELFVSPLSTPRSASPAPRRPPRARRSIKNDFTDVTGLKNIFARSPRNRLSDVRVKQVFASSPKNDLRRVTGVKALFQTAERRSPRNELDDVRGVKKLFKTRSPANDLRNVSGVKRILKRRSPKNDLSDVRGVKRTFRRETRNDLSDVSGVEELFNLSNLSSATVSTRAESLFDQLVGKQQIRAVYSKTFSTEKTVQKTKALKTKSLHASLDQVTNSDSWLEQELNKRLQIKNYLESLQAADDSAANRSKARRSKSEQALEEEARHSGRGGRASGSLVLPLKKRSLAPLPLKKRARGHSTPLKARAAAAAAGLQGLARMSPIAALHHSTASEEKPKKNARSTRANTENVEDATTPAIVKPSPKKTRSRAKPKTPKKNTSPKKEKAKARNTTIKAKTTSPVKTRNTRTTKAKTSTVIKASPVKKVRSPKKVSPAKKVSPVKKVSSAKKTKATKKVATPVPVKTTRSRRKDVSTLPSTPQTNTKKRGAKVVVAKKSPVMSPKPRASRKRKQPEPPATPKPSVKKTRATRNNQSVKDEKPKTPKSTRAKVLRATLAVSKPSPQLKPRAARRPPPNRRSESPNKSQPKTHSKRITRPAEVQPKTRGRKTNAKESEDNESVARSATKTRKSRKTDAPPATNKKASNNKEDKSGVASAPAGAASRKRKSSAAPAAAPAKLRKPDPSPDPNHKPARGRKAKSEIVPVTQTGKRKRATAVEPSPVQERSKRARGKAAAPALQPAGKTAGRSRRR, from the exons ACGGTGGTGCGCAACGTGTGCGAGGAGGAGACGCTGGTGAACGGGCGGTGCGTGAGCGTGGCTGCGCTGCGGCACGGCGACGTCATCAGCATCGGCGGCCGCCAGCTGCGCTGGGAGTACGCCGACGCCAGCGCGCCGCGCCCGCAGGCGCCCGAGCCGG CGCTGCACGTGTCGCGGCGCAAGCGGCGCGGCTTGCGGCGCGGCAGCGGGCCGGCGCCGGCGGCCGCGCCCGACCCCGCGCTGCGCCGCGCCATCGAGATGTCCCACAGAGCCTCCATGCCTG GCAGCGCCGGCGGCAAACAGGTGGCCATTGTGCAGCCGCAGAGAAGAGACATCGCGCAGCCAATTG ATAAAAACGCGCCGAGGACGCCGGTACAAGGGAACAAGCGGCCTAGAACATCTAAGGGTGAGGCGGACACGTCCGTCACGGACGCAGAGAGCGACAAGGGGAAGCGCAAGTCCAACAGCCGCGTGAGTCCCAAGAGCGCGGCGCAGCTGCACGGCACCACCAAGGCGACGCTGTGGATCGAGTCCCGCAAGCgcagcccgcgccgccgcgccgccagcGCCACGCCGCCTCGCCGCCAGCCCGCCATCGccacgccgccgcgccgccgcaccGCCGTCGGCGccacgccgccgcgccgccgcacgGCCGCCAGCGCCACGCCGCTGCGCCTCGCCGTGCTCAAGCGGGCGCAGAGCGCACACAAGCTGAAACTCACTAAAATCGAAGAACCGCTTAAAATGG ACGAGACCAAGCAGGCGGCGCTCCGGCTGATGACGGGGCAGGTGTCCCGCGCCGCCAGCTCGCCCGCCCTGCTGGTGAAGAGGCCCAGCCCCGccgccgccccgcgccccgcgccgcgccgccccgccGCCAGCCGCTCG GTAACAATCCTTGAGATCTCCGATTCAGACGGACGCAATTCATCATTACGAAATAGTAACAGAGCATCGCGCTCGTCAGGACATAACAGTCCCAGGAAGTCGGTCGCGGCGAAAAGTCCCAGAAAGTCGGCCCTGAAAGATCCTTCCGGCAAGCGCGGCAGCAGGAAGGCGGAGTCTATCAAGTTCGACCTGAGCAACCTGGAGAACTACTCGGGCGCGTCGGACGCGATGCTGGCGTCGGGCGGCGCCTCCGACGACGACGCCACGCTGCGCTACTCGTCCTCGCCCGCGCCCTCTCCCGCGCCCTCCCCCGCGCCCTCGCCCTCCCCGCGCCGCTCCATCCACGCGCGCTCCGCACACCTCCTGCAGCGCAGCCTGGGCGCCGCCCCCGCGTCCCCCACCGCCTCCCCCGGCGCCGCCCCGCGCTCGGcggcgcgcagctcgcgcggCAGCATGCTGGTGGCGCGGGCGCTGGGCAGACgctcgggcggcgcgggcgtggCGCAGCTGACGCGCACGCTGAGCCCGCGCGAGCCGCGCGCGCTGGAGTCCTACTCCATCGTGGACCTGGTGTCCGTGGACACCGAAGACTCCGTGTACGACTCCGCCGGCTCCGGCCTCACGACGTTCGGGACTCCTCGCACCGCCGCCGGGCGGCAGACTCGCTCCACCATTGACGCGACCCTCCTGGGCTCCAGCACACCCTACGCTAAGGGCCGGCCGTCCACTCCTAGATCTCGGTCCGACCCGAGCCTCGACACTTTCAGTAATGTTTCCGTGAACGGATCGCGCTCCACAGTCCGCGGGTCCAAATCGAAACGATCGAAATCGTTGTCGACCCCCGAGAACACGGAGGATGCCAAGAAGCATATAACGGTGAACAGCACTCGGATATCGCGCGCGTCGCGCAGCAGGTCGCGTCTCAACGACACTGACTTGTTGCTGCTCGAAGACGACGATGACTCCCCGAGGACCTCCAAACGCATCAGCACCACTTCAAAATCTATCAGAATTAGCACACGTTTGGCTGCCGATGATACTGTAGCGACGCCCACGCATTCACCAGCGCAAAACGAAGGCATCAGTACACCGGAAAATAGACATAGTCCCGAGGAAGCCAGCACACCTGTTCTGAGTATTCAAAGCCTTTTAGATTCCAGCCAAAGTTCTTTTGTTTCACAAAAAGCTACAAGAAAAGGCAGGACTTCATTCAATACTAAAAGAAAGACAATCGGAGGAATCTCAGGACCTAGGACCAGAATCGGGGCTAAATCTAAGTCTATGAGCTTCAGTGTGAGAAAAACTAGATTGAGGTTGAGCAGTGACTCTGTGGACAAATTAAACCAGACCCACAACGGTGAAGTGGCGACGCCCAAGAGCGCCGTCAAGTTAGTTCAGGaggcggtgaagaacaaacatTCGACGGCCAAGAAGCCGCAGTCGAAGCGGTCCATCATCGACGACCTGAACGAGTCCGACATCGTGAAGCAACTGTTCAGCAGCCCGGTGAAGCGCAAGCTGTCGCAGAGCATGACGGAGCTGTCGCGGCGCCGCGAGTTCGACGACGAGGCGCCGCCCGACCACGCCGACCGCTACACGCCCGAGCTGTTCGTGAGCCCGCTCAGCACGCCGCGCAGCGCCagccccgcgccgcgccgcccgccccgcgcccgccgctCCATCAAGAACGACTTCACCGACGTCACTGGCCTCAAGAACATATTCGCCAGGAGCCCTAGGAACCGCTTGAGTGACGTCAGAGTTAAACAGGTGTTCGCTTCCTCGCCCAAAAATGATTTGCGCCGCGTCACCGGCGTCAAAGCGTTGTTCCAAACCGCTGAGAGGAGATCGCCCAGAAACGAATTAGATGACGTAAGGGGcgtaaagaaattatttaaaacacgaAGTCCTGCCAATGATCTACGGAATGTATCTGGAgttaaaagaattttaaaaagacGAAGTCCTAAAAACGATCTGAGCGATGTGCGAGGGGTGAAGCGAACGTTCAGGCGCGAGACACGGAACGATCTGAGTGACGTCAGCGGAGTGGAGGAGCTGTTCAACTTGTCCAACCTGTCGTCGGCGACCGTGTCCACGCGCGCGGAGAGCCTGTTCGATCAGCTGGTCGGCAAGCAGCAGATCAGAGCGGTCTATTCTAAAACATTCTCCACCGAGAAGACAGTTCAGAAGACGAAAGCTCTGAAAACTAAATCATTACACGCATCCTTAGATCAGGTGACGAACTCCGACAGTTGGCTGGAACAGGAGTTGAACAAGAGACTGCAAATAAAGAACTACCTGGAGTCCTTACAGGCCGCCGACGACTCCGCCGCGAACAGATCGAAGGCGCGGAGGTCCAAGTCGGAGCAGGCGCTAGAGGAAGAGGCTCGACACAGCGGCCGCGGCGGGCGGGCGTCGGGCTCGCTGGTGCTGCCGCTGAAGAAGCGCTCGCTGGCGCCGCTGCCGCTCAAGAAGCGCGCGCGGGGCCACTCCACGCCGCTGAaggcgcgcgcggcggcggcggccgcgggGCTGCAGGGGCTGGCGCGCATGTCGCCCATCGCCGCTCTCCACCACTCCAC AGCATCCGAAGAGAAACCAAAGAAGAACGCGAGAAGCACGAGAGCTAATACTGAAAATGTAGAAGACGCGACAACTCCTGCAATAGTGAAACCTTCTCCTAAAAAGACTCGCAGTAGGGCCAAACCTAagactccaaaaaaaaatactagcccCAAAAAAGAGAAAGCCAAAGCTAGAAATACCACTATTAAAGCGAAAACGACAAGTCCCGTGAAGACTAGGAATACTCGCACAACTAAGGCCAAAACAAGCACAGTTATAAAAGCGAGTCCTGTTAAAAAAGTGCGTTCTCCAAAAAAAGTGAGTCCAGCGAAAAAAGTGAGTCCTGTTAAAAAAGTGAGTTCTGCTAAAAAAACTAAAGCTACTAAAAAAGTAGCGACGCCTGTTCCAGTCAAAACGACTCGGTCTCGTAGAAAAGATGTGTCTACTCTTCCCTCCACTCCTCAAACAAACACTAAGAAGCGCGGTGCGAAGGTGGTCGTCGCAAAGAAATCTCCCGTAATGAGTCCGAAGCCCAGAGCGTCAAGAAAACGAAAACAGCCAGAGCCTCCCGCGACGCCCAAGCCTAGTGTCAAGAAAACTCGCGCCACTCGAAACAATCAATCTGTGAAAGACGAAAAACCAAAGACACCAAAGAGTACGCGCGCTAAGGTGCTCCGCGCCACCCTCGCCGTCAGCAAGCCCTCGCCGCAGCTCaagccccgcgccgcccgccgcccgccgccgaaTCGCCGATCCGAATCTCCCAACAAATCTCAACCTAAAACACACTCTAAGAGAATTACTCGTCCAGCCGAAGTACAACCCAAAACCAGAGGAAGGAAGACCAACGCGAAGGAGTCTGAAGACAACGAGTCCGTGGCGAGGTCTGCTACCAAAACTCGGAAATCTCGTAAGACAGACGCGCCACCCGCCACCAATAAAAAGGCGAGTAATAATAAGGAAGACAAATCCGGCGTGGCCTCGGCGCCGGCGGGTGCGGCCTCGCGCAAGCGCAAGAGctccgccgcgcccgccgccgcgcccgccaaGCTGCGCAAGCCGGACCCGTCGCCCGACCCCAACCACAAACCTGCTAGAGGCAGAAAg GCAAAAAGTGAGATTGTTCCTGTAACTCAGACTGGAAAGCGTAAAAGAGCAACTGCGGTGGAGCCGTCACCTGTGCAAG AGCGCAGCAAGCGAGCTCGCGGCAAGGCAGCCGCGCCCGCGCTGCAGCCCGCAG GCAAGACCGCGGGCCGGAGTCGCCGGAGATAA
- the LOC110380793 gene encoding serine/arginine repetitive matrix protein 2 isoform X2, with amino-acid sequence MSGGRLVVVDRAGRDVKRFPLAEGLATLGSDPACDIRIMLPTVSPHHATVVVHANQTVVRNVCEEETLVNGRCVSVAALRHGDVISIGGRQLRWEYADASAPRPQAPEPALHVSRRKRRGLRRGSGPAPAAAPDPALRRAIEMSHRASMPGSAGGKQVAIVQPQRRDIAQPIDKNAPRTPVQGNKRPRTSKGEADTSVTDAESDKGKRKSNSRVSPKSAAQLHGTTKATLWIESRKRSPRRRAASATPPRRQPAIATPPRRRTAVGATPPRRRTAASATPLRLAVLKRAQSAHKLKLTKIEEPLKMDETKQAALRLMTGQVSRAASSPALLVKRPSPAAAPRPAPRRPAASRSVTILEISDSDGRNSSLRNSNRASRSSGHNSPRKSVAAKSPRKSALKDPSGKRGSRKAESIKFDLSNLENYSGASDAMLASGGASDDDATLRYSSSPAPSPAPSPAPSPSPRRSIHARSAHLLQRSLGAAPASPTASPGAAPRSAARSSRGSMLVARALGRRSGGAGVAQLTRTLSPREPRALESYSIVDLVSVDTEDSVYDSAGSGLTTFGTPRTAAGRQTRSTIDATLLGSSTPYAKGRPSTPRSRSDPSLDTFSNVSVNGSRSTVRGSKSKRSKSLSTPENTEDAKKHITVNSTRISRASRSRSRLNDTDLLLLEDDDDSPRTSKRISTTSKSIRISTRLAADDTVATPTHSPAQNEGISTPENRHSPEEASTPVLSIQSLLDSSQSSFVSQKATRKGRTSFNTKRKTIGGISGPRTRIGAKSKSMSFSVRKTRLRLSSDSVDKLNQTHNGEVATPKSAVKLVQEAVKNKHSTAKKPQSKRSIIDDLNESDIVKQLFSSPVKRKLSQSMTELSRRREFDDEAPPDHADRYTPELFVSPLSTPRSASPAPRRPPRARRSIKNDFTDVTGLKNIFARSPRNRLSDVRVKQVFASSPKNDLRRVTGVKALFQTAERRSPRNELDDVRGVKKLFKTRSPANDLRNVSGVKRILKRRSPKNDLSDVRGVKRTFRRETRNDLSDVSGVEELFNLSNLSSATVSTRAESLFDQLVGKQQIRAVYSKTFSTEKTVQKTKALKTKSLHASLDQVTNSDSWLEQELNKRLQIKNYLESLQAADDSAANRSKARRSKSEQALEEEARHSGRGGRASGSLVLPLKKRSLAPLPLKKRARGHSTPLKARAAAAAAGLQGLARMSPIAALHHSTASEEKPKKNARSTRANTENVEDATTPAIVKPSPKKTRSRAKPKTPKKNTSPKKEKAKARNTTIKAKTTSPVKTRNTRTTKAKTSTVIKASPVKKVRSPKKVSPAKKVSPVKKVSSAKKTKATKKVATPVPVKTTRSRRKDVSTLPSTPQTNTKKRGAKVVVAKKSPVMSPKPRASRKRKQPEPPATPKPSVKKTRATRNNQSVKDEKPKTPKSTRAKVLRATLAVSKPSPQLKPRAARRPPPNRRSESPNKSQPKTHSKRITRPAEVQPKTRGRKTNAKESEDNESVARSATKTRKSRKTDAPPATNKKASNNKEDKSGVASAPAGAASRKRKSSAAPAAAPAKLRKPDPSPDPNHKPARGRKAKSEIVPVTQTGKRKRATAVEPSPVQGKTAGRSRRR; translated from the exons ACGGTGGTGCGCAACGTGTGCGAGGAGGAGACGCTGGTGAACGGGCGGTGCGTGAGCGTGGCTGCGCTGCGGCACGGCGACGTCATCAGCATCGGCGGCCGCCAGCTGCGCTGGGAGTACGCCGACGCCAGCGCGCCGCGCCCGCAGGCGCCCGAGCCGG CGCTGCACGTGTCGCGGCGCAAGCGGCGCGGCTTGCGGCGCGGCAGCGGGCCGGCGCCGGCGGCCGCGCCCGACCCCGCGCTGCGCCGCGCCATCGAGATGTCCCACAGAGCCTCCATGCCTG GCAGCGCCGGCGGCAAACAGGTGGCCATTGTGCAGCCGCAGAGAAGAGACATCGCGCAGCCAATTG ATAAAAACGCGCCGAGGACGCCGGTACAAGGGAACAAGCGGCCTAGAACATCTAAGGGTGAGGCGGACACGTCCGTCACGGACGCAGAGAGCGACAAGGGGAAGCGCAAGTCCAACAGCCGCGTGAGTCCCAAGAGCGCGGCGCAGCTGCACGGCACCACCAAGGCGACGCTGTGGATCGAGTCCCGCAAGCgcagcccgcgccgccgcgccgccagcGCCACGCCGCCTCGCCGCCAGCCCGCCATCGccacgccgccgcgccgccgcaccGCCGTCGGCGccacgccgccgcgccgccgcacgGCCGCCAGCGCCACGCCGCTGCGCCTCGCCGTGCTCAAGCGGGCGCAGAGCGCACACAAGCTGAAACTCACTAAAATCGAAGAACCGCTTAAAATGG ACGAGACCAAGCAGGCGGCGCTCCGGCTGATGACGGGGCAGGTGTCCCGCGCCGCCAGCTCGCCCGCCCTGCTGGTGAAGAGGCCCAGCCCCGccgccgccccgcgccccgcgccgcgccgccccgccGCCAGCCGCTCG GTAACAATCCTTGAGATCTCCGATTCAGACGGACGCAATTCATCATTACGAAATAGTAACAGAGCATCGCGCTCGTCAGGACATAACAGTCCCAGGAAGTCGGTCGCGGCGAAAAGTCCCAGAAAGTCGGCCCTGAAAGATCCTTCCGGCAAGCGCGGCAGCAGGAAGGCGGAGTCTATCAAGTTCGACCTGAGCAACCTGGAGAACTACTCGGGCGCGTCGGACGCGATGCTGGCGTCGGGCGGCGCCTCCGACGACGACGCCACGCTGCGCTACTCGTCCTCGCCCGCGCCCTCTCCCGCGCCCTCCCCCGCGCCCTCGCCCTCCCCGCGCCGCTCCATCCACGCGCGCTCCGCACACCTCCTGCAGCGCAGCCTGGGCGCCGCCCCCGCGTCCCCCACCGCCTCCCCCGGCGCCGCCCCGCGCTCGGcggcgcgcagctcgcgcggCAGCATGCTGGTGGCGCGGGCGCTGGGCAGACgctcgggcggcgcgggcgtggCGCAGCTGACGCGCACGCTGAGCCCGCGCGAGCCGCGCGCGCTGGAGTCCTACTCCATCGTGGACCTGGTGTCCGTGGACACCGAAGACTCCGTGTACGACTCCGCCGGCTCCGGCCTCACGACGTTCGGGACTCCTCGCACCGCCGCCGGGCGGCAGACTCGCTCCACCATTGACGCGACCCTCCTGGGCTCCAGCACACCCTACGCTAAGGGCCGGCCGTCCACTCCTAGATCTCGGTCCGACCCGAGCCTCGACACTTTCAGTAATGTTTCCGTGAACGGATCGCGCTCCACAGTCCGCGGGTCCAAATCGAAACGATCGAAATCGTTGTCGACCCCCGAGAACACGGAGGATGCCAAGAAGCATATAACGGTGAACAGCACTCGGATATCGCGCGCGTCGCGCAGCAGGTCGCGTCTCAACGACACTGACTTGTTGCTGCTCGAAGACGACGATGACTCCCCGAGGACCTCCAAACGCATCAGCACCACTTCAAAATCTATCAGAATTAGCACACGTTTGGCTGCCGATGATACTGTAGCGACGCCCACGCATTCACCAGCGCAAAACGAAGGCATCAGTACACCGGAAAATAGACATAGTCCCGAGGAAGCCAGCACACCTGTTCTGAGTATTCAAAGCCTTTTAGATTCCAGCCAAAGTTCTTTTGTTTCACAAAAAGCTACAAGAAAAGGCAGGACTTCATTCAATACTAAAAGAAAGACAATCGGAGGAATCTCAGGACCTAGGACCAGAATCGGGGCTAAATCTAAGTCTATGAGCTTCAGTGTGAGAAAAACTAGATTGAGGTTGAGCAGTGACTCTGTGGACAAATTAAACCAGACCCACAACGGTGAAGTGGCGACGCCCAAGAGCGCCGTCAAGTTAGTTCAGGaggcggtgaagaacaaacatTCGACGGCCAAGAAGCCGCAGTCGAAGCGGTCCATCATCGACGACCTGAACGAGTCCGACATCGTGAAGCAACTGTTCAGCAGCCCGGTGAAGCGCAAGCTGTCGCAGAGCATGACGGAGCTGTCGCGGCGCCGCGAGTTCGACGACGAGGCGCCGCCCGACCACGCCGACCGCTACACGCCCGAGCTGTTCGTGAGCCCGCTCAGCACGCCGCGCAGCGCCagccccgcgccgcgccgcccgccccgcgcccgccgctCCATCAAGAACGACTTCACCGACGTCACTGGCCTCAAGAACATATTCGCCAGGAGCCCTAGGAACCGCTTGAGTGACGTCAGAGTTAAACAGGTGTTCGCTTCCTCGCCCAAAAATGATTTGCGCCGCGTCACCGGCGTCAAAGCGTTGTTCCAAACCGCTGAGAGGAGATCGCCCAGAAACGAATTAGATGACGTAAGGGGcgtaaagaaattatttaaaacacgaAGTCCTGCCAATGATCTACGGAATGTATCTGGAgttaaaagaattttaaaaagacGAAGTCCTAAAAACGATCTGAGCGATGTGCGAGGGGTGAAGCGAACGTTCAGGCGCGAGACACGGAACGATCTGAGTGACGTCAGCGGAGTGGAGGAGCTGTTCAACTTGTCCAACCTGTCGTCGGCGACCGTGTCCACGCGCGCGGAGAGCCTGTTCGATCAGCTGGTCGGCAAGCAGCAGATCAGAGCGGTCTATTCTAAAACATTCTCCACCGAGAAGACAGTTCAGAAGACGAAAGCTCTGAAAACTAAATCATTACACGCATCCTTAGATCAGGTGACGAACTCCGACAGTTGGCTGGAACAGGAGTTGAACAAGAGACTGCAAATAAAGAACTACCTGGAGTCCTTACAGGCCGCCGACGACTCCGCCGCGAACAGATCGAAGGCGCGGAGGTCCAAGTCGGAGCAGGCGCTAGAGGAAGAGGCTCGACACAGCGGCCGCGGCGGGCGGGCGTCGGGCTCGCTGGTGCTGCCGCTGAAGAAGCGCTCGCTGGCGCCGCTGCCGCTCAAGAAGCGCGCGCGGGGCCACTCCACGCCGCTGAaggcgcgcgcggcggcggcggccgcgggGCTGCAGGGGCTGGCGCGCATGTCGCCCATCGCCGCTCTCCACCACTCCAC AGCATCCGAAGAGAAACCAAAGAAGAACGCGAGAAGCACGAGAGCTAATACTGAAAATGTAGAAGACGCGACAACTCCTGCAATAGTGAAACCTTCTCCTAAAAAGACTCGCAGTAGGGCCAAACCTAagactccaaaaaaaaatactagcccCAAAAAAGAGAAAGCCAAAGCTAGAAATACCACTATTAAAGCGAAAACGACAAGTCCCGTGAAGACTAGGAATACTCGCACAACTAAGGCCAAAACAAGCACAGTTATAAAAGCGAGTCCTGTTAAAAAAGTGCGTTCTCCAAAAAAAGTGAGTCCAGCGAAAAAAGTGAGTCCTGTTAAAAAAGTGAGTTCTGCTAAAAAAACTAAAGCTACTAAAAAAGTAGCGACGCCTGTTCCAGTCAAAACGACTCGGTCTCGTAGAAAAGATGTGTCTACTCTTCCCTCCACTCCTCAAACAAACACTAAGAAGCGCGGTGCGAAGGTGGTCGTCGCAAAGAAATCTCCCGTAATGAGTCCGAAGCCCAGAGCGTCAAGAAAACGAAAACAGCCAGAGCCTCCCGCGACGCCCAAGCCTAGTGTCAAGAAAACTCGCGCCACTCGAAACAATCAATCTGTGAAAGACGAAAAACCAAAGACACCAAAGAGTACGCGCGCTAAGGTGCTCCGCGCCACCCTCGCCGTCAGCAAGCCCTCGCCGCAGCTCaagccccgcgccgcccgccgcccgccgccgaaTCGCCGATCCGAATCTCCCAACAAATCTCAACCTAAAACACACTCTAAGAGAATTACTCGTCCAGCCGAAGTACAACCCAAAACCAGAGGAAGGAAGACCAACGCGAAGGAGTCTGAAGACAACGAGTCCGTGGCGAGGTCTGCTACCAAAACTCGGAAATCTCGTAAGACAGACGCGCCACCCGCCACCAATAAAAAGGCGAGTAATAATAAGGAAGACAAATCCGGCGTGGCCTCGGCGCCGGCGGGTGCGGCCTCGCGCAAGCGCAAGAGctccgccgcgcccgccgccgcgcccgccaaGCTGCGCAAGCCGGACCCGTCGCCCGACCCCAACCACAAACCTGCTAGAGGCAGAAAg GCAAAAAGTGAGATTGTTCCTGTAACTCAGACTGGAAAGCGTAAAAGAGCAACTGCGGTGGAGCCGTCACCTGTGCAAG GCAAGACCGCGGGCCGGAGTCGCCGGAGATAA